From a single Hymenobacter sp. YIM 151500-1 genomic region:
- a CDS encoding golvesin C-terminal-like domain-containing protein, with protein sequence MNTHTSIPASRLLGWLLLGTAATLASCQKQEEVVAPQMQESTSKAENIGAAAGALAYWPLDGSAADASGSSSGTVVGATFEAGISGQALRFDGNDYVNVPAGRAYSPDGSISVWVKTTQTTAGRLVFNTQISPNEGTTDAMFLGLTDGKPQLFFGGAPSFDPRPFSLVGNRRVNDGQWHHVAATWALNPVEGFRATRLYVDGALVVNDDDGTGPDADGSTLADPLAGSFDFSRPIRLGASPTSAAFFVGSLDDVSIYNRALTAAEVTALAARPATPAPVEYIVDNQDAGFGTTGTWTTSTGLPGFAGRNYLHDGDALASPGKAATWASPITTPARAGTYAVYLRWTSAADRPDAAPVEVNYQGGLAQLTVNQRQRGGQWVLLGTWPFAPGSGDYVRLSATDAGFTIADAVRWVKQ encoded by the coding sequence ATGAACACGCACACAAGCATTCCGGCCAGCCGCCTCTTAGGCTGGCTTCTGCTCGGCACCGCGGCCACGCTGGCTTCCTGCCAGAAGCAGGAAGAAGTAGTAGCGCCCCAGATGCAGGAATCTACCAGCAAGGCCGAAAACATCGGGGCCGCCGCCGGCGCCCTGGCGTACTGGCCCCTCGATGGCAGCGCCGCCGACGCCAGCGGCAGCAGCTCCGGCACGGTGGTGGGCGCCACCTTCGAAGCCGGCATCAGCGGCCAGGCCCTGCGGTTCGACGGCAACGACTACGTCAACGTTCCGGCGGGCCGTGCCTACAGCCCCGATGGCTCCATATCCGTCTGGGTGAAAACCACCCAGACTACGGCGGGGCGCCTGGTTTTCAACACGCAAATTAGCCCGAACGAAGGCACCACGGACGCCATGTTCCTGGGCCTGACTGACGGGAAGCCCCAGCTGTTTTTCGGCGGGGCCCCGAGCTTCGACCCCCGCCCCTTTTCGCTGGTGGGCAACCGGCGCGTCAACGACGGGCAGTGGCACCACGTGGCCGCCACCTGGGCCCTGAACCCCGTAGAGGGCTTCCGGGCTACCCGGCTCTACGTAGATGGTGCCCTGGTCGTCAATGATGATGATGGAACGGGCCCTGACGCTGATGGCTCCACCCTGGCCGACCCCCTGGCCGGCAGCTTCGATTTCAGCCGGCCCATCCGCCTGGGCGCTTCCCCTACTTCAGCCGCTTTTTTTGTAGGGTCGCTGGATGATGTCAGCATCTATAACCGCGCGCTGACCGCCGCCGAGGTAACGGCCCTGGCTGCCCGGCCTGCTACTCCGGCTCCGGTGGAATACATCGTCGACAACCAGGACGCGGGCTTCGGCACGACGGGCACCTGGACCACCAGCACGGGCCTGCCTGGCTTTGCCGGCCGCAATTACCTGCACGACGGCGACGCGCTGGCCAGCCCCGGCAAGGCCGCCACCTGGGCCTCGCCCATCACTACGCCCGCCCGCGCCGGCACCTACGCCGTGTACCTGCGCTGGACCAGCGCCGCCGACCGCCCGGACGCGGCTCCCGTCGAAGTCAACTACCAGGGCGGCCTGGCCCAACTCACCGTCAACCAGCGCCAGCGGGGCGGGCAGTGGGTGCTGCTCGGCACCTGGCCCTTTGCTCCGGGCAGCGGCGACTATGTGCGCCTGTCTGCCACCGACGCCGGCTTCACCATCGCCGATGCCGTTCGCTGGGTGAAGCAGTAA
- a CDS encoding LOG family protein: MSKLKKTSRTKVADEVLNAGSGQTIVQPNVNDNKVKTISDLREQTHGERTIQLDDEQRIRKAFVDKDWNEIKIADSWQIFKVMAEFVEGFEKLTKIGPCVSIFGSARTKPENPYYQVAEEIAAKLVRHGYGVITGGGPGIMEAGNKGARSEGGKSVGLNIELPFEQFHNIYIDPDKIINFDYFFVRKVMFVKYAQGFIGMPGGFGTLDELFEAITLIQTKKIGRFPIVLVGSAYWNGLFKWIEDVMLHEEHNISPEDLHLVQIVDDAASAVKIIDDFYSKYLLSPNF; encoded by the coding sequence ATGTCGAAGCTTAAAAAAACCAGCCGCACCAAAGTGGCCGACGAAGTGCTGAATGCCGGCAGCGGCCAGACCATCGTGCAACCCAACGTCAACGACAATAAAGTCAAGACCATCAGCGACCTGCGCGAGCAAACTCACGGCGAGCGAACCATTCAGCTCGACGATGAGCAGCGCATCCGCAAGGCCTTTGTCGACAAAGACTGGAACGAAATCAAGATTGCCGACTCCTGGCAGATCTTCAAGGTGATGGCCGAGTTTGTGGAAGGCTTCGAGAAGCTGACCAAGATTGGCCCCTGCGTGAGCATCTTCGGCTCGGCCCGCACCAAGCCCGAAAATCCCTATTACCAGGTAGCCGAGGAAATTGCGGCCAAGCTGGTGCGCCACGGCTACGGCGTGATTACGGGCGGCGGCCCCGGCATTATGGAAGCCGGCAACAAGGGTGCCCGGTCGGAGGGCGGCAAGTCGGTGGGTTTGAACATTGAGCTGCCCTTCGAGCAGTTCCACAACATCTACATCGACCCCGACAAAATCATCAACTTCGACTACTTCTTTGTGCGCAAGGTGATGTTCGTGAAGTACGCTCAGGGCTTTATTGGGATGCCCGGCGGCTTCGGCACCCTGGACGAGCTGTTCGAGGCCATTACCCTGATTCAAACCAAGAAAATCGGCCGCTTCCCTATCGTGCTGGTGGGCTCGGCCTACTGGAACGGGCTGTTTAAGTGGATTGAGGACGTGATGCTGCACGAGGAGCACAACATCTCCCCCGAAGACCTGCACCTAGTGCAGATTGTGGACGATGCCGCTTCGGCCGTGAAAATCATCGACGACTTCTACAGCAAGTATCTGCTTTCGCCCAACTTCTGA
- a CDS encoding ABC transporter permease yields MKALRLTLESFRFAWHALKANLLRTILSLLGVTVGIFAIIAVFTVVDSLEKNIRDSMSFVGDKVIYVDKWPWVFDPKFPWWKFFKRPVPTVREYRLLQKNLSSNSQGVAIFANMNGNTFRAGSNSMSGAMLQGVTFDFRKISDVPVVEGRYFTPQEIESARGVAIIGNEVAKNLFPGRSAIGQVLKTRGQRFVVIGVMEKAGKNVLGITGNDNNCIIPFGAFAKMFTISTSGFGGVTPSIGVKGTDDDPGLLDLEYELKGAMRNIRGLKPREEDNFSLNRPEMLANAISSLFSVIGVAGAVIGSFAMLVGGFGIANIMFVSVKERTNIIGIQKSLGAKNYFVLFQFLFEAVFLCLLGGAAGILLVWLVTLVPQDALPLTLSAGNISLGLTVSVVIGVLAGIIPAVLAANLDPVIAIRAK; encoded by the coding sequence ATGAAAGCGCTACGCCTGACTTTGGAGAGTTTCCGCTTTGCGTGGCACGCCCTGAAAGCCAACTTGCTCCGCACCATTTTGTCGCTGCTGGGCGTCACGGTGGGCATCTTCGCCATCATTGCCGTGTTTACGGTGGTCGACTCCCTGGAGAAGAACATCCGGGACAGCATGAGCTTCGTGGGCGACAAGGTGATTTACGTGGACAAGTGGCCGTGGGTGTTCGACCCGAAGTTTCCGTGGTGGAAGTTTTTCAAGCGGCCCGTGCCCACGGTGCGTGAGTACCGCCTGCTCCAGAAAAACCTCAGTTCCAACAGCCAGGGCGTAGCCATCTTCGCCAACATGAACGGCAATACGTTCCGGGCCGGCTCCAACAGCATGAGCGGGGCCATGCTCCAGGGCGTGACGTTCGACTTCCGCAAGATTTCGGACGTGCCCGTGGTGGAAGGCCGCTACTTTACGCCCCAGGAAATTGAAAGTGCCCGCGGCGTGGCCATCATCGGCAATGAAGTGGCTAAAAACCTGTTTCCGGGCCGCTCGGCCATCGGGCAGGTGCTCAAAACCCGCGGGCAGCGCTTCGTGGTGATTGGGGTGATGGAGAAGGCCGGCAAAAACGTGCTCGGCATCACCGGCAACGACAACAACTGCATTATTCCGTTCGGGGCGTTTGCCAAGATGTTTACCATCAGTACGAGCGGGTTTGGCGGCGTCACGCCCAGCATCGGCGTGAAGGGCACCGACGACGACCCCGGCCTGCTCGACCTGGAGTACGAGCTGAAAGGCGCCATGCGCAACATCCGCGGCCTGAAGCCCCGCGAGGAAGACAACTTCTCCCTGAACCGACCCGAAATGCTGGCCAACGCCATTTCCAGCCTGTTTTCGGTGATTGGCGTGGCGGGAGCGGTTATCGGCTCGTTTGCCATGCTAGTGGGCGGCTTCGGCATTGCCAACATTATGTTTGTATCGGTGAAGGAGCGCACCAACATTATCGGCATTCAGAAGTCCTTGGGCGCCAAGAATTACTTCGTGCTGTTCCAGTTCTTGTTTGAGGCCGTGTTTCTGTGCCTGCTGGGCGGGGCGGCCGGCATCCTGCTGGTCTGGCTCGTGACGTTGGTGCCCCAGGACGCGCTGCCCCTGACGCTATCAGCCGGCAATATCTCTCTGGGCCTCACGGTGTCGGTGGTCATTGGAGTGCTGGCCGGCATCATCCCCGCCGTGCTGGCCGCCAACCTCGACCCGGTTATTGCCATTCGGGCCAAGTAG